The window TTAATCAGTTTATTACTTTTTCCAACAAGTGGATTATCCGTATAAAAGTGCGAGAGTAATGGTGTTTCTATGAACACATTGAATTATATATGTAAAGGAAAATATGAGgacttatatataaattttagaaacATGGAACAATCCAACACTAATGACAAGTGTCATAAATTTTTCAAGCTACATTAGATCGAATATATGAGGACCTATGTGTACAGTTTGTAAAAATTGGGCACTTAACTGGGAAAGTAGGCAACTTAGCATCGATAATGGGCTAGGTTTAGTGTTTTTGCAAAATCCAAGAGCCCATCGGTTCGAAATCCAATATTATGGACCGATAATGGAAACGGCCCATTTCGAGTCATTCAAAGACCGAGTCAACACGAAAGCCGAATTCCAAATAACTCAGCCAAACCCTAGTTCTCTAATCATCATCGTCTCTCTATAGTATATAAGCAAGACATGTCCCCAATTAGTTTCATCGTCTCTTACTTCATCCCGAATTAGGGTTTGCTCAATCGTAATTTGTTTACTTTTCCATTCAATTTCTCTCCTTTTTCTTCCAAAATTCGATTTTTAATTAGATGAGGAAGTAATAAAGTGCAgtgatgatgaaactttttcgtggACTAGAGTTTCTGATCCGGGACTCTTCTTCCCAGAAGTTGACGAACAATCTCTTGGCTGTCTGAGCACTTTCTTCTTTtatcaaattcaaattcaaatttcaagTTCACTTTTTTTGATTTGTAAATTGGCTTATGATGATAAAGTCAAATATCTTAGCGGATTTCAGTGAGTCATTTTATTATGCCAATGATCTGAATTTTATTGTTACACACACTGAAGCCATTAAAAATCCAATTTTTAAAAAACCCTGTTTTTAAAAATCCATTTTTTATAAAGGGAAATTAGATTAGATGCTATGATGAGATTAAGCACTAATTGGTGTTTGATGGGTAGTGGATCATTCCGTGAGCCCTCCATTTTTAAACGACTTCTCCTTCCACTGagctcttatttgatgataatccctTTCCCTTATCCAGATTTTGAACAAAAAAATACTCTGATTTTGATTGTTAATTTTCGGGGGATTTATGATTAATTAATAGAATTATTTTTGATGGGGGGTATATGCGTCCTTTTACCAATTCTTGAGGATTTTATCAGTGTCTCTAGGTATAATGGCTTGGACGCCAGATTGAATTCAAGTGTGGCACTATCCTGATTAGTGGTTGACCGAGTCAAATGCCATATAATCCTGGAAACACCACATACAAATTGAATAATTGATCGTATTGAACCGATTTTCACTTTGACTCGAACCTAATTATGTACATTGAACCAGGAACTGGATTTTATAGCTACCATGATTGGACATGATGAGAACAATAATTTACACAGTTATCCCTGTCTGATAATTCTGTGCTGATAATTTGTGATCTGATCCCATTAAACCGCCATTCGTCTTGATTCGAACTGACTTATTCAGTGATCGTTTTTTACTTGTGAAGCTAATCGATGAATGTGACATTATATTAACCATACATTAAAACAAAAAAAGAACATAGAAAAATAAAATCATACATATCATATCATACAAACTAAAATTTCCCCTTGAACTCATCCCATTTGGCTTTCAAATGCCTATAGTAGCGAACTCAATTACTACCTAGAAACAAATACTCGTTAATAAAATCATATATTTatctcaaaaataaaataaaataaaatcatatatatatgatattatatcgATCATATATACTCCATATCTAAGCTTCTACATTGGGACATGATATGTAGTCAAAGGTAATAAAATTTGTTTAAATGTCTCGACTCAAaccttatatttttatttttactcgTTAATAAGTGGGCAAAGATCTAAAGTTCGATAGTAAAACTAATTACCATTTAAGTTTTAGGGCATATGTTGCCGGATAATCAATCTTTAAGGGTGTGTTCATTTCGTGTTTGGAGCATGCTCGAACATATTTTAAACACCTTAAAAAACGTATATTTTACTAAAGATGGTTGAATGGCAtcatttataaaattgtatttgttTAAATTGTTTTCTATCATTGTTTAATTAGTAAATGCATCGTTGTTCggctatatttaattaattaataatattaactttttatatataaaaaaaataatgtaaAGTTATAAACGTATAAGATAGTTGGACCCCATTGATATCGTATTTATCTTTTATTTTATTCGTAATTTATAATTTTTCAAATATTATAATAAACTAAAGAGTTGAGTACTCGAATCTCACGATAaccatatttgtatttttatatttaatttatattttttaatCGTTTATGAACATAAACTCTCGAAGAGTTGACTATTATATAATTAGATCCTAGTGAAAccgtatttattttttatttttattttataaactttttaCTTAGTTTTAACATAATGAGTCAAGTAACTAGATCCCATCGAAACTAAATTCGTTCTTTTCTCTTCCTTTTATATAAAATTACACCTTTTATCATTTTTCATCAAAATGCCAAGCACCCATATTTACGTTCAACATTTTTTAGGTAGCAATTCGTACTTGATATTAACCAATGGAAATTAGAACCAATAATGACGAGGAAGACGATGATGACAACGGCGATAAAACAAATACACTAAAGAATACAAATTATTCTCATTAGACCGACGATTTATCAgagaaaatgtaaaaatattttttagTATGCATTCTATTTATAAATTTTATGTTCATAGATTTATAAAATCTATTTTCTTTACCAACGCATCTGGCGTCTTAGAACTAATTAATGTTCAAAAGATTATTTTCCGATCTCATGAAATAGAGTACCGGTTGAAGAATGGATTTAAGGAAAGTCATTGGAAAGTGGGTTATCGCATTTCAATATAATATACACAAGATATAGGTACAATTTCAACAATGTTTAGTACTCACTCAAGTAAGATATGTATGAACTaatattaaaaaaaagaaaaaagttaGATGTACTAGATCGTTTAGTACTCTAGCTAGTAATCAGGCCTTAGCTATAAATCGAGTCCTAGAAATTCTCTTCAACTAGACGATCAATGATTAGGGCGTAATTAAGACTCAATTTATTCTTCATGAGAGTCTTTGGGACATGTCAAAAAGATCTCCAATGGCGGGATCATCTAAGTTTTTCCGATCAAGATTGGCGTTATCCATACTATTGGGCGATGATGTGAAGTTGCTTAACAAGCTTTGCAAGTCATCAGGATACTCATCATTGTGATCCAAACCTGTTTAGATGAAAAAAAAAAACCAATGGTTAATTATCAATTCATAGCTTTCATGCATGACAAATTTAATTGACTAAATtttattattggaaatttgaagtaTCTTACCGGTTGATGGATATtgagaagagcttaatttatattcCCTCTGGATGTCAGTACTAAttacattttgttcattatttACAGGCGCAGGTGGAGAAGAGTATCCTAGccattggacttgaggatttcctTGTGCAGTTCCTCCTCCTCTAGTCGTGGTTGCCACAAGATCGAACAAATTACAGTTGTCGATCTCAACAACGCCACGACTAGTGGAGTTTCTTTGTCCAAGCGGGCTAGGGTTCTCATCCAAACCCAGGTTACCATTCATTGCATTGTTAAAAAAGCTCAAAGGAGGAGCCTCAATATTTGGATTTTGTATTTGAGGCTCAAGGTGGGTGAAGAGGAGGGAAAGGAAGGCATCAATATTGCTCCTTGTTGGAGTTGTTGTGGGTACGGCTCCAACGAAGACGACGTCGTCCCACTCCCAGCCGATCTCCGCCTCCTTTTTGCACTTGTGTTCCAGTAGCTTTTAATTTCATTGTCCGTCGGACCGGCCAACTACGACAATAAAAAAAAAGGAGCTAAGACAAgtgagaaagaaaaagaagcgaaATCAATAATGTAAATCCCAATCTAGATGATAACAATTTTATGatttcattattattcttatttttttGGGATGGATTAGttgattagtaaaaaaaaaataaaaaaataaaaaaatcctaGTATTAATTAGAATGCAAAAATATCGTGAAAGAGCAATGAACATTCAGGAAATAGAAGATCGATCTCATCCTCTCGGACCTGACACTGACAGTTAACAttgaaaatttaaaatataaaaatattttacttttttgaaaatttataataaaatatatttttatgacAGTGACTGTCTCAAATAAGAGTGATTTCACATATTACTTGTTTAATTTTgacatataagatatataattcccGTCTAAAACGGCGGAAAAATAAATCATTTAATGGATAAAATTTAAAtttcaaaataataaaaataaacttaatcatTATAAAATAATTGGATAAAAATTCAAGTTTTCCATATTTAAATAATAACGCACGACTGAATAATAAGCAAAAAAATCCAAATAAATTAAGGAAAAGGAAATTGCAACCGAAGCAACATATCTCTATCTCTCTCGAAACTCGATTTGATCGTTGACGGAAAAACAAGCTCGACGAAGAAGAAGGAGACAATAATCGAAACGTTTTCACTAGCAGTTTGATATGTTGTTCCCTTCTATGTATGTGTAAAGTTGAGGAGGACTTATCTTTATCTGTATCTGTTCAACGATGGCGGATACATCATCATCAAAGGAAGAGCTGGTTCAGCTAATCAAACGGTTTGGAGCTTATTTAACCATCAAGATGTCTAATCTCTTCTCGATCTCTCTCCATAACCTTGTAATTCTCTATACCTCTTTTTTCTTGTGTTCATCATGTTAGTTTCGTTATTACCTCTCGATTTGTTTCGGACTTGGATCTAGACCTCGTGAATTAAGGTTTCAGCTTCAATTTAGCCATACCCAGAATTTGTTTCTGTCATATGCTCGCTGATTGGGTGCATGATTTTGTTTTTTTAGTATTTAGGGATTTTCATAACTGGTTATATAACTGAATTTAGTGCTTTGCTAGTAAAAAAGTTGCGAATTCAATTCGTTAAAGATTCAATTGAAGGAATTGTCGTTGACCATGCTGGTCGAATTCATAAAGCTGCAGTTTTTGCTGGTTTGTCATGGGCTACGAAGTGTGGATTTAATGAGATCGTGTGTTACAGCTCAAGTCCCGTGTCAATTGCACTTATTTATTGTCTCAATTGTATATATGATTAGAACAGTTAACAAATGAATCCAATTTTCCCCATTCTTCTTGTTCTGTGCTCGGTCCTTTTTAATCGGCAGCTGTGAAATACATTTTGTCATGAGTCCATTCTGCTCTTTCATTTGATTGTTACCCTTGTTTTCAGTTTTGGGGAACTTTTTGTTAATGGCAAGTACCATTTTTTATTTGAAATATAACTTTTGGTCTGGCCTTAGGATTCAAGATCTGTTGGGGCTGTTGCTGGGCTAGCTCTGGCCGTAGTCTTTACCTGGAGATTGTTGAGAACACCTGCTGCTCCTCAAAGAAGACAGCCAAAAAGGCAACCTCCAACTACTAGTAATTCCGCTGTTAACACTCGGTCAAATCCATCAGAGGATGTGGGAGCACAAAATGTTGTTGACGAATTCTTCCAGCCAGTAAAAGTAAGGCTATTCTCTATTCCGATATTTGAGGTAGTGGAGTGTTTCATTGAAACTTAACTAATATTCTTTTCTTCTTAACACAGCTAACTTTGGGGCAATCAGTTAGGCAAAAGCTGAGTGAAGGAAGAAAGGTATGTTGTGTGGTCTCTCACTTGTTAAACTTGTTGTTTAGTCTGTTGGAATAGAATTAGGTAACGTCAAACTTAGGTTGTTTTCGAGAAAGTTGGTGTGGTGATTATGCCCAGTTTCAATGATAGTAGTTGACTAGTTTTTTGATAGATATCTGTATGGTCGGTATCAGCACTTTAGTTTTATGCAGTCTCAAAAACATGTTAATCTCTATTTTTTCTTCCCATGTTAAAAAATTAACTACCTATGTAAAATTTCAGAGATAGCTAGATAAGAATCTGCTAAAACTCTCAAAATGTTGGGACTAGGGAAGGTTGTTTTGAATAGACCGTGAAAGAAATGCGAATCCTTGTACCAAACTTAAGTTTTCCAACATTATTGTACCCTTTTGTAGGTCACATGCCGTTTGCTTGGAGTAATCCTTGAAGAGAATAGTCCAGAGGAGCTCCAGGTGGGGAAGTTGTTTTGACATtttttaaattcatgattcaaATAATGGAAAAGCGACCTGGAAATTATTGACTTGATTTGTCTTGTCTTGTCCTGGACAGAAACAAGCTACTGTGAAGTCCTCTGTGCTGGAAGTGCTACTAGAGATAACCAAATTCTGTGACCTTTATTTAATGGAAAGGGTTCTTGATGATGAAAGTGAAGTGCGTGCAAACCTTTCTTTATATTCATTTTGTCCGACATTTTAGATCTTTTGTATATATGGATGTGCTTTATGGTGTCATAATTCTTCACTTTCTTTTCAAAGAAGTAATCTTCATTGTACTAAAAATCATGGTCTATTTCCTGCAGAAAAACGTTCTTGTTGCCTTGGAAAATGCCGGGGTTTTCACATCTGGTGGGTTGGTTAAAGAAAAGGTAATCATTTAGTTTTTCCAATTATTAGCCAGTTTAATTGGTTCTTGACACAATTATAATATTTTTCATTTTTTCCCCTTTTTATCCAGGTTCTCTTTTGTAGCACGGAAAATGGAAGGACATCATTTGTTCGACAACTAGAACCGGATTGGCATATCGACTCAAACCCAGAAATCGTTTCTCAATTAGCTGTACGTTTTCTTTTTTGCCAGTAACTTTATAGAACAGCATTTTTCCAATACATTCACAGCATTTGGGATATTATAATTTTGTATTCATTTTAACAGAGATTCATCAAATACCAACTCCACGTCTCTCCGATGAGACTGGAACGAGCTGCAGGTAACGTGTTTAACACTCCCACATTGGAGCAGTTCTTTGGAGTCAATTGAAGATGACGGCGTTGAAGTAAAAGAGATGCAAAATAGTACAATTTTCAAAATATGTTGCGTCTCCCCTTTTGGAATACCTCAACATGTCTGGATGAGGCCAGTGTTCGGTGTTCCCAAAGGGAGGATTCTTCTTTATTTTGTTTACTATTTGGTCCCCAGAAAAAAAAGGAAAGGAAAAGATGTCTGTAAGCTTGAATTAGTCACAGAATATACAAATTAAATTGTTGTTTGTCTTATAATGTTGTTTCCTACTCTTGTCTTGACAATTTGTTCTCACTAATGACTAATTTCATCTCAAAGTACCTTCTCTTTCAGTGTATTCAAGGTCGTATGATGTGTATAAATTGCTCATGATCATCATTTAAGAAATACTTTTAAGTGTTTTGACCATATAATGAGAATGAAGAACATTTAAATGAAGAATTCTACCAATCACTTTTGATTTTGTGTTTGGCATATATTTCGTCTTGTTCAAAACAATCTCAAAAATTATGAAGCAAGCCGAAACATGCTCGCTTTTCCAGAACTTAAGAAAAAAAAGACATTATACATGCCACCATTTACACGTAAAATCGATATAGGCCCTAAAATGAAGATTTTAGAAATTCGAGGACCAAAGAAGCAGTTCTTTACCTTGTCGGCGCCTTATTTGCCTTTAAGCCGGACTTTCATCTgttaaacaaaaacatcaattgacAGAACAGCCGCTTCTTCTACAATGGACAGTATTTGTTCCATTGACAAGAGCTGCGCCGCCCAAATTTCTTCTCTTCTTCAACCTCCTCCGCCTCTCCAAGTCCAGGTCAtaatccatctctctctctctctcagctTAGCTTAACATGCAATTTTAGCTACTTTCTATATTCTGCTCTGAAAAAAAAGGGTTTTTATTGCTGTCTACGTATCTCCATAGTTGATATTCATTTGTCTTATGAT of the Rutidosis leptorrhynchoides isolate AG116_Rl617_1_P2 unplaced genomic scaffold, CSIRO_AGI_Rlap_v1 contig314, whole genome shotgun sequence genome contains:
- the LOC139882846 gene encoding peroxisome biogenesis protein 22: MADTSSSKEELVQLIKRFGAYLTIKMSNLFSISLHNLDSRSVGAVAGLALAVVFTWRLLRTPAAPQRRQPKRQPPTTSNSAVNTRSNPSEDVGAQNVVDEFFQPVKLTLGQSVRQKLSEGRKVTCRLLGVILEENSPEELQKQATVKSSVLEVLLEITKFCDLYLMERVLDDESEKNVLVALENAGVFTSGGLVKEKVLFCSTENGRTSFVRQLEPDWHIDSNPEIVSQLARFIKYQLHVSPMRLERAAGNVFNTPTLEQFFGVN